One segment of Pirellulales bacterium DNA contains the following:
- a CDS encoding WD40 repeat domain-containing protein yields the protein MSRPSRMFLSAITAVQCIAFSSTALLAVELQATRVMPMRAAEGTKGPPVLTAVSLSPDGREFATGGDDHVVRVWNLSDGSLQRELRTHTDWVRAVVYNPQGKVLASAGDDHRILFWDAATGKLLRALPAAAQVIYCLAFSQDGKVLAATGFDNKVRLYDGTSGDPLRALTGTCPDIRAVAFSPDGKHLAAAGRDGVVRIWDYQTGAVVHEIKAHKQRVRALGFSVDGAQLASGGEDRFLRIWNPETGTELHAIPSRPGKIHALVYLAPEKLVTGASDNTIRIWDLKSEKEESRLLGHTGSVSSLDYQAQSGVLISAGFDTSVRLWNPLAADDKVVEENRGRTTR from the coding sequence GTGAGTCGACCCAGCCGAATGTTCCTGTCGGCGATTACCGCCGTTCAATGCATCGCGTTTTCTTCCACGGCATTGCTGGCCGTGGAGTTGCAGGCGACGCGCGTCATGCCAATGCGCGCCGCGGAAGGAACGAAAGGGCCACCGGTCTTGACGGCTGTCTCGCTCAGTCCCGACGGTCGCGAATTTGCCACCGGCGGCGACGATCACGTCGTGCGCGTCTGGAATCTCTCCGACGGATCGCTGCAACGAGAATTGCGCACGCATACCGATTGGGTGCGGGCCGTGGTCTATAACCCGCAGGGCAAAGTTCTGGCGTCGGCCGGCGATGATCATCGCATTCTGTTTTGGGACGCCGCGACCGGTAAGTTGTTGCGCGCTTTGCCCGCCGCAGCCCAAGTCATCTACTGCCTGGCTTTCAGCCAGGACGGCAAGGTATTGGCGGCCACCGGATTCGACAATAAGGTTCGTCTGTACGACGGCACCAGCGGCGATCCGCTGCGAGCTTTGACCGGCACCTGCCCCGATATTCGCGCAGTGGCCTTTTCGCCCGACGGTAAACACCTGGCGGCCGCCGGACGCGACGGCGTAGTGCGGATTTGGGACTACCAGACCGGCGCCGTCGTCCACGAAATCAAGGCCCACAAGCAGCGCGTGCGGGCCCTGGGCTTTTCCGTCGACGGGGCGCAGTTGGCTTCCGGCGGCGAAGATCGCTTTCTACGCATTTGGAATCCGGAAACGGGCACTGAGCTGCACGCCATTCCCAGCCGCCCCGGCAAGATTCACGCACTCGTCTACCTTGCGCCCGAAAAGCTCGTTACTGGCGCAAGCGACAATACGATTCGCATCTGGGATCTGAAGTCCGAAAAGGAAGAGTCGCGCCTGTTGGGACACACCGGCAGCGTTTCTTCGCTGGATTATCAGGCCCAGTCGGGAGTCCTCATCTCGGCCGGCTTCGATACGTCTGTTCGATTGTGGAACCCGCTTGCCGCGGACGACAAGGTCGTCGAAGAGAACCGCGGCCGCACTACGCGGTAG
- the mfd gene encoding transcription-repair coupling factor, giving the protein MTDVATEIAAPGRLPDLAGYIEAAPGFADVTKSLQAGHGATLDGVWGSSCALVAAALAGHAPGPLVIVCAHPGDVDDFLDDLSLFSPLDPARFPSWESTGADQLLHDEVFGDRVRLLKQLTSASPAGLLPRLIVTSIQGLLQPVPSRERLSNQTRSIAVGDTIDVEAIARWLAEQGFHGTTAVELPGEFSARGGILDIFAPDWYEPVRIEFFGDEVESIRRFEVASQRSLAALDAVEVTILDPSIVEKEYFTSYLPSDAWFLLIEPAELDQEGRHYLSRLDRPQDFHALNMALKEVYRFPSVTASSIAVTSLETTCHLKIESVERFSGDITKVRQELDSVGTGQKVYVVCQTEAESRRLADVFGETRLASEQRLHFPIGRLREGFRLVADSIALVSGNELFHRADLTRPSRRRLGRVIDSFLELREGDYVVHLTHGIGRYLGLKLLEKEGQAEEHLEIEFHGGTKIYVPASKIDLVQKYVGGSKSRPTLAHIGGKSWVRQKEAAERAVVDLASDMLGLQAVRASQPGITFPEDSEWQQEFDASFPYTETPDQLVAIVAIKFDMRQPRPLDRLICGDVGYGKTELAMRAAFKAVDAGYQVAVLVPTTVLAEQHGRTFRARMAEFPFKIDVLSRFCSGKEEKRIVSGVADGSIDIVIGTHRLAQPDIRFENLGLLVIDEEQRFGVDVKERLKALRTTIDVLTMTATPIPRTLHMSLLGLRDISNLETPPADRLAIETRVARFDGDLIRHAVLRELNRGGQMFFVHNRINDIQNLATRLRQIVPEARIRIGHGQMAEGELEEVMLDFVDHKFDMLLATTIIESGLDIPNANTMFIDQADQYGLADLHQLRGRVGRYKHRAYCYLLLDPNKSLTSTAAKRLHAIEEFSDMGAGFAIAMRDLEIRGAGNILGTEQSGHITAVGYELYCELLEQAVRKLKKLPLRKILDVNIDLPGEAYIPRRYVPDMRLKIDLYRRLGRVGSLEELADLSAELTDRFGPHPDQVGRLMSLVELRLLAQRWAIESFHLEPGFIVMRYRDRSIIEQLACAAKGRLRVVDGLSAYLPIRKDLTDPDAICAVAKSLLRSG; this is encoded by the coding sequence ATGACAGACGTAGCGACCGAGATAGCTGCGCCCGGCCGGCTGCCGGACCTGGCCGGGTATATCGAGGCGGCGCCTGGCTTCGCCGATGTGACCAAGAGCCTGCAAGCAGGACATGGGGCCACGCTCGACGGAGTCTGGGGGTCGAGCTGCGCGCTGGTCGCGGCAGCGCTCGCTGGGCATGCCCCGGGGCCGCTGGTGATCGTGTGTGCCCATCCCGGGGATGTGGACGATTTCCTCGACGATTTGTCGCTGTTCTCGCCGCTTGACCCGGCGCGATTTCCCTCCTGGGAATCGACCGGCGCCGATCAGTTGCTACACGATGAGGTCTTCGGCGATCGCGTGCGGCTGTTGAAGCAACTGACGTCTGCGAGCCCCGCCGGGTTGTTGCCGCGATTGATTGTGACCAGCATCCAAGGGCTGCTGCAGCCGGTCCCCTCGCGCGAGCGACTGAGCAACCAGACGAGATCGATCGCGGTCGGGGACACCATCGATGTCGAGGCGATCGCCCGTTGGCTGGCCGAGCAGGGTTTCCACGGCACTACGGCAGTCGAGTTGCCGGGCGAGTTTTCGGCCCGCGGCGGAATCCTCGACATTTTCGCACCGGACTGGTACGAGCCTGTGCGGATCGAATTCTTCGGCGACGAGGTGGAATCGATTCGCCGCTTCGAGGTAGCCAGTCAGCGCAGCCTGGCGGCACTGGATGCGGTGGAGGTCACGATTCTCGACCCTAGCATCGTCGAGAAGGAGTACTTCACCAGCTACCTGCCGTCGGACGCCTGGTTTCTGCTGATCGAGCCGGCCGAGTTGGACCAGGAGGGGCGTCACTATCTGAGCCGTCTGGATCGGCCGCAAGACTTTCATGCGCTGAACATGGCGCTGAAAGAGGTCTACCGATTTCCCTCGGTCACGGCGTCGAGCATTGCCGTGACTTCGCTGGAGACAACTTGCCACCTGAAGATTGAATCGGTCGAGCGCTTCAGCGGCGACATCACCAAGGTGCGTCAGGAATTGGATTCGGTCGGCACCGGTCAAAAGGTTTACGTCGTCTGCCAGACCGAGGCCGAGTCGCGTCGCCTGGCCGACGTGTTCGGCGAGACCCGCCTGGCGAGCGAACAGCGGCTGCATTTTCCCATCGGTCGCTTGCGTGAGGGGTTCCGCCTGGTGGCCGACTCGATCGCGCTGGTCAGCGGCAACGAGCTGTTCCATCGCGCCGATCTCACCCGCCCCAGCCGGCGCCGCTTGGGCCGAGTGATCGACAGCTTTCTTGAATTGCGCGAAGGGGACTACGTCGTACACCTGACGCATGGGATCGGGCGCTATCTCGGTCTGAAGCTGCTGGAGAAGGAAGGGCAGGCGGAAGAGCATCTGGAAATCGAATTTCACGGCGGCACGAAGATTTATGTGCCGGCTTCGAAGATCGATCTCGTGCAGAAGTACGTCGGTGGCAGCAAGAGCCGGCCCACGCTTGCTCATATCGGCGGTAAGAGTTGGGTCCGTCAGAAAGAAGCCGCCGAGCGCGCTGTCGTCGATTTGGCCAGCGACATGTTGGGGCTACAGGCCGTGCGGGCGTCGCAGCCGGGTATCACCTTTCCCGAAGACTCCGAGTGGCAACAGGAATTCGACGCCTCGTTCCCCTACACCGAGACTCCCGATCAACTCGTGGCTATCGTGGCCATCAAGTTCGATATGCGCCAGCCGCGACCGCTCGACCGATTGATCTGCGGCGATGTAGGCTACGGAAAGACCGAGCTGGCGATGCGGGCGGCGTTCAAGGCCGTTGACGCGGGCTACCAGGTCGCCGTGCTCGTGCCGACGACAGTGCTGGCCGAACAACACGGCCGGACCTTCCGCGCGCGGATGGCTGAGTTCCCTTTCAAGATCGACGTGCTCAGTCGCTTTTGCTCTGGCAAGGAAGAAAAACGAATCGTGTCCGGCGTGGCCGACGGCTCGATCGACATCGTCATCGGAACGCACCGCCTGGCGCAGCCCGACATTCGCTTCGAGAACCTGGGTTTGCTGGTGATCGACGAAGAGCAGCGGTTTGGCGTCGACGTGAAAGAGCGGCTCAAAGCGCTGCGCACCACGATCGATGTGCTGACCATGACCGCCACGCCGATTCCGCGCACGCTGCACATGTCGCTACTAGGGCTGCGCGATATTTCCAATCTGGAGACGCCACCGGCCGATCGCCTGGCCATCGAGACTCGCGTGGCGCGTTTCGATGGCGATCTCATTCGCCATGCCGTGCTGCGCGAATTGAATCGTGGCGGCCAAATGTTCTTCGTCCACAATCGGATCAACGATATCCAGAACCTGGCCACGCGCTTGCGTCAGATCGTGCCAGAGGCGCGCATCCGCATCGGTCATGGCCAAATGGCCGAAGGCGAATTGGAAGAGGTGATGCTCGATTTCGTCGATCACAAGTTCGACATGTTGTTGGCGACGACGATCATCGAAAGCGGCCTCGACATTCCCAACGCCAACACCATGTTCATCGACCAGGCCGACCAATATGGTTTGGCTGATCTGCACCAGCTGCGCGGCCGCGTGGGCCGGTACAAGCACCGGGCTTACTGCTACCTGCTGTTGGATCCTAACAAGTCGCTCACGTCGACGGCCGCCAAACGACTGCACGCGATCGAAGAGTTTTCCGACATGGGGGCCGGCTTCGCCATCGCCATGCGCGATCTGGAAATTCGCGGCGCCGGCAACATTCTGGGGACCGAGCAAAGTGGTCACATTACGGCCGTTGGTTACGAGCTGTACTGCGAATTGCTCGAACAGGCCGTGCGGAAGCTCAAGAAACTCCCCTTGCGCAAAATCCTGGACGTCAACATCGACCTGCCGGGCGAGGCCTATATTCCAAGGCGCTACGTGCCCGACATGCGGTTGAAGATTGATCTTTACCGACGGTTGGGCCGCGTTGGTTCGCTCGAGGAGCTAGCCGACCTGAGCGCCGAATTGACCGATCGGTTCGGCCCCCATCCCGACCAGGTGGGCCGCCTGATGTCGCTGGTCGAGCTACGCTTGCTCGCCCAACGGTGGGCGATCGAGTCGTTTCATTTGGAGCCGGGCTTCATCGTGATGCGCTATCGAGACCGGTCGATCATTGAACAATTAGCGTGCGCTGCGAAGGGGCGTCTCCGGGTGGTTGACGGGCTAAGTGCGTATCTGCCTATTAGGAAGGATCTTACGGATCCCGACGCGATTTGTGCGGTCGCAAAATCACTGTTGCGATCCGGCTGA
- a CDS encoding peptidylprolyl isomerase translates to MLRCHDQTTGQLRLSAWASLAVLVWMAVASSFETASAQNLMNGGSPFPLQGMPAPLRPNSYVIQGPSSVSTPTRPSGWPGAPPAAGITSGSPITQGGTASGKTSNIDKSMQFDLVDLDGARQIARVGPEVIQDYEVSTYVNEVLEHNASKIPPNQLETVRNKLTRDRLNNLIEVKLALVDAQRKVPPEALPKIMQSLEQDFEGKEVKKKIAALKLKSRAELEAKMRERGSSLDRERQAFVEQQLAFGWIAQQTKTKHEATHEDMLAYYLQHLEDYSFNAKARWEEIRLRVANFPSREAARRALGDLGNAIIHGANFAELARTKSQGPTAADGGQYDWTTQGSLASDLTDEALFSLPIGRMSQILDDGRSATVSIVRVLERKEAGREPFTEVQSEIKDKLAVAHSVKDKIKLHEYMEKLRADTPVWTIYDEQLAPDAEANAQNRPQQNDGGPVSSTTMRPATPNDGKTKPANPYLR, encoded by the coding sequence TTGTTGCGCTGCCACGACCAAACCACTGGGCAACTTCGATTGTCCGCCTGGGCCAGCCTGGCTGTGCTGGTCTGGATGGCCGTGGCTTCGTCGTTTGAGACGGCGTCGGCCCAGAATTTGATGAATGGTGGTTCGCCGTTTCCGTTGCAGGGGATGCCAGCCCCTCTCAGGCCCAACAGCTATGTCATCCAAGGACCATCGAGCGTAAGCACGCCGACCCGGCCGTCGGGCTGGCCTGGCGCTCCGCCCGCCGCGGGAATTACGTCCGGATCACCGATCACCCAGGGAGGTACCGCGTCCGGCAAGACGTCGAATATCGACAAGTCGATGCAGTTCGATTTGGTCGACTTGGACGGGGCCCGCCAGATCGCGCGGGTTGGGCCCGAGGTGATTCAGGACTACGAAGTGAGCACTTACGTCAACGAAGTGCTGGAGCACAACGCGTCCAAGATTCCGCCGAATCAACTAGAGACTGTTCGCAACAAACTCACGCGCGACCGACTGAATAACCTGATCGAGGTCAAACTGGCCTTGGTCGATGCGCAGCGCAAGGTGCCCCCCGAAGCCCTGCCGAAGATTATGCAAAGTCTCGAACAGGATTTCGAAGGGAAGGAAGTCAAGAAAAAGATCGCAGCCCTGAAGCTGAAGTCGCGCGCCGAGCTGGAGGCCAAAATGCGCGAGCGCGGCTCGTCGCTCGATCGAGAGCGGCAGGCTTTCGTCGAGCAGCAATTGGCCTTCGGCTGGATTGCGCAACAGACCAAGACCAAGCATGAAGCCACGCACGAAGACATGCTGGCCTACTATCTGCAGCATCTGGAAGATTACTCGTTTAACGCCAAGGCCCGTTGGGAAGAAATACGGCTTCGCGTCGCCAACTTTCCTAGCCGCGAAGCGGCGCGGCGCGCCCTGGGCGATCTCGGCAATGCGATAATACACGGGGCGAACTTTGCCGAGTTGGCGCGCACCAAATCGCAAGGGCCAACCGCCGCGGACGGGGGCCAATACGATTGGACCACGCAAGGCAGCCTGGCCTCGGACCTGACCGACGAAGCCCTCTTTTCGTTGCCCATCGGACGAATGAGCCAGATCCTCGACGACGGCCGGAGCGCAACCGTCTCGATCGTGCGCGTGCTCGAGCGCAAAGAAGCCGGCCGCGAGCCATTCACTGAGGTCCAGTCCGAGATTAAGGACAAGTTGGCCGTGGCCCACTCAGTAAAGGACAAGATCAAGCTGCACGAGTACATGGAAAAGCTCCGCGCCGATACGCCCGTCTGGACCATCTACGACGAACAGCTCGCGCCCGACGCCGAGGCGAATGCGCAAAACCGTCCCCAGCAGAATGACGGAGGCCCGGTAAGCAGTACGACGATGCGCCCGGCCACGCCGAATGACGGAAAAACCAAGCCTGCCAATCCGTACCTGCGGTAA
- a CDS encoding class IV adenylate cyclase, translating to MNANLPTGPRQNVELKARLVDLPGARALAARLSGGPPEIIAQVDTYFACAHGRLKLRTIVGDHSELIAYVRTDEIAPRASRYRIIPVPDAAALGDALSAALGVLVIVEKRREISLYNNVRIHLDQVQGLGTFLEFEAVLEAHQPLAVGELQVRELARQFGLLPEHLVGGSYSDLLLAAPS from the coding sequence ATGAATGCCAACCTTCCCACGGGCCCTCGGCAAAACGTCGAGCTGAAGGCGCGGCTGGTCGACTTGCCTGGCGCACGAGCCTTGGCTGCCAGGCTATCTGGCGGCCCGCCGGAAATCATCGCCCAGGTTGATACGTATTTCGCCTGCGCCCATGGACGATTGAAACTGCGCACGATTGTCGGGGACCACAGCGAACTCATCGCGTATGTTCGGACCGACGAAATCGCGCCGCGGGCGAGCCGCTACCGCATCATACCCGTGCCCGACGCCGCGGCGCTCGGCGATGCACTATCGGCGGCATTAGGCGTCCTGGTGATTGTCGAGAAACGGCGCGAGATTTCTCTATACAACAATGTGCGGATTCATCTCGATCAGGTCCAAGGCCTGGGGACCTTTCTGGAATTCGAAGCCGTGCTGGAAGCGCACCAACCGCTGGCTGTGGGCGAGCTGCAGGTGCGCGAACTCGCCCGCCAATTCGGCCTGTTGCCCGAACATCTTGTCGGTGGGTCGTATAGCGACTTGCTTCTCGCCGCGCCATCTTAG
- a CDS encoding citrate synthase: protein MSSVMNGDAAPAKTAKLRLGETEIDVPVVEGTEHEKAIDISHLRAETGYITLDEGYVNTGATTSAITFLDGEKGILRYRGYPIEVLAKECRFLETSYLLIYGELPNAEQLDTFRNNLRRHTMLHEDMKSFYNGFPRDAHPMAILSSVVGALSTFYQDSLDPRDPKQVEISVYRLIAKLPTIAAFSYKKSIGQPFVYPQNDVGYCENFLRMMFSVPSEPYEVDPDFVEALNLLLIVHADHEQNCSTSTVRMVGSSNANLFASISAGICALWGPLHGGANQACIEMLEQIRASGTDVGRYVEMSKDKNSGVRLMGFGHRVYKNFDPRATIIKSVCDRLLTKTKIQGSIFEIAQHLESAALSDSYFIERKLYPNVDFYSGIIYRAMGIPVQMFTVLFAIGRLPGWIAHWMEMHASPTKKICRPRQIYTGPQKREFVPLEKR from the coding sequence ATGAGTTCCGTTATGAATGGCGACGCCGCGCCGGCGAAGACGGCGAAGCTGCGTTTGGGCGAAACTGAAATCGATGTGCCTGTCGTCGAAGGGACAGAGCACGAAAAGGCCATCGACATTTCGCACTTGCGGGCCGAAACGGGATACATCACCCTGGACGAAGGTTATGTCAATACCGGCGCCACCACGAGCGCGATCACTTTCCTCGACGGCGAGAAGGGGATTCTGCGCTACCGTGGATACCCGATCGAAGTGTTGGCCAAGGAATGTCGGTTTCTCGAAACCAGCTACCTGTTGATCTACGGCGAGCTGCCGAATGCCGAGCAACTCGATACGTTCCGCAACAATCTGCGCCGTCATACGATGTTGCACGAGGACATGAAGTCCTTCTACAACGGCTTTCCGCGCGACGCGCATCCGATGGCGATTCTCAGTTCGGTGGTGGGCGCACTCTCGACCTTTTACCAGGATTCGCTCGACCCGCGCGATCCGAAGCAAGTCGAGATTTCGGTATACCGCCTAATCGCCAAGCTGCCGACGATCGCGGCCTTCAGCTACAAGAAATCGATCGGCCAGCCGTTCGTCTATCCGCAGAACGACGTGGGCTACTGCGAGAATTTTCTGCGCATGATGTTCTCGGTGCCGAGCGAGCCTTACGAAGTAGACCCTGATTTTGTCGAGGCGCTCAATCTGCTGTTGATCGTCCATGCCGACCACGAGCAGAATTGCAGCACGTCGACGGTGCGGATGGTGGGCTCGAGCAACGCGAACTTGTTTGCGTCGATTTCGGCCGGCATCTGCGCCCTGTGGGGTCCGCTGCACGGCGGCGCCAATCAGGCCTGCATCGAGATGCTGGAACAGATTCGCGCCTCGGGGACCGACGTGGGGCGTTACGTCGAAATGTCCAAGGACAAGAACAGCGGCGTCCGCCTGATGGGTTTTGGCCATCGCGTATACAAGAACTTCGATCCCCGCGCGACGATCATCAAAAGCGTTTGCGATCGCCTGCTGACCAAGACCAAGATCCAGGGATCGATCTTCGAGATTGCTCAGCACCTCGAGTCTGCCGCGCTTTCGGATTCGTACTTTATCGAGCGCAAGCTGTACCCCAACGTTGATTTCTATTCCGGCATCATCTACCGCGCCATGGGCATTCCGGTGCAGATGTTCACGGTGTTGTTTGCCATCGGTCGGCTGCCCGGCTGGATCGCGCACTGGATGGAGATGCACGCTTCGCCGACCAAGAAGATTTGCCGTCCGCGGCAAATCTATACCGGTCCGCAGAAGCGAGAATTCGTGCCGCTGGAAAAGCGCTAA